AGCCGCCTGAGAGGAGCGAGCGGCCTCAGCCCTCGCTCTGGATCCCGAGGCTCCGCACGACGCCGTCCCACCCGGCGGCGAGCTCGTCGACGAGGTCGGCGAGCGACTCGGGGAACACCTCGACGTCCTGGGCGCGCAGCTCCGCCGTCGTGAGCCAGCGAAGCTCGTCGAGAAGCTCGCGCTCGGTGTCGGTCCAGCCGGCGTCCGACGGGTCGACGCCGTGTCCAGGCACGCGCACGAGGAAGAAGACCTCCTGCTGGCGGCAGCTCTCACGCAGGAAGTGGAAGAGGGCGTCACGCTCGACGACGGGTCCGACGAGGTCGCCCGGGGCGACCC
This genomic window from Flavimobilis soli contains:
- a CDS encoding NUDIX hydrolase; the encoded protein is MTSEPDATVANVDNDGGRGGTTSLGADWTVGPDGVRFRRAARVLVIDDEGRALLVRGHDLDQPERSWWFTVGGGIDAGESPREAAARELWEETGMRVAPGDLVGPVVERDALFHFLRESCRQQEVFFLVRVPGHGVDPSDAGWTDTERELLDELRWLTTAELRAQDVEVFPESLADLVDELAAGWDGVVRSLGIQSEG